The genomic DNA CAGATTTTAACTCCGCGAGTGATCTCTGTAATATAGACAGTTAATTGCTGCGATTTTTTGGGATAATAGGTCTTAGTGGAGATAGAGAACCTGACCTCATTTCCAACCAAACCGGATAGCTCTGGATGGGAGCATTTGATTTCCATACATCCATCCCGCATCTCTTTTTGGAAAGATAAAGGGAAATCATTGATAGAGACATTTGTTACCTCAAAGAAATCTTCAGTAAGAGAGAACTTATCATCGAGTAGCCATCTATACTCTACATCACGTCGCCGGAAGTACTTTTCCAGATCTTCGTATCTGTTGGCGCAGGCAACATAAAAATATTCCTGTTGCAAGATCTTGGTAAAAGTCAGTTCTGTTGTTACCTCATAGTAATTCTCCAAGTTTTTCTCTCGAGGGATCGAAAACACAATACTATGCTGAAAATTCTTACGATAGTGGATATTCTGGTCTTTATCAACAAAGAAGCGGCGCAATATTTCACTGTATATGAGAGAGGCAATTTCTTTACTCTGCAATCTTTGACTGATGGCTGATTCGATGATCAGATTGAGTTTCTTATCGGAAAAGTCGTGAGAAACGAATTCTCTTCGGGAAAGTGGGGAAGTAGCAACGATTTTCCCATCTTGACGATAATACCGTCTGGCTCTTCTTCCGATTTGACAGAGCAGTTCATAAGAGAGACCTTCGTATAAGGCAACGATTTTTTCGGAACGTAAATCTCCGCTGTTCAACAGAGTTACCTCGTCACCACATTCGATCTCTTGTCCATCGGTAACATCCACTGTGATCATATCCATACTGATCCTGCCAAGCAGAGGATATAAATTACCGTTGATGATCACTTTTCCTCTGTTAGAAAGGAGAAAATCATATCCGTCTGCATACCCGACAGGGATGATGGCATATCTTATATCTCTTACGGCAGTGAAAGTCCTGTTATATCCGATAGTTTCGCCCTTTTTTGCCTCTTTTATCTGGCAAATTGCCGATTTGAAGGACATTACCGGTAGCAAATCTATCTTATCACACAGATCGTCATCAGTATAGACACCATAGGATAAGAGACCTATCCTCACTAAATTAGCAAATTCAGGGGAGCAGGTGATCACAGCAGTACTATTGGCGATGTGGATATATTTGATTGGAAGATCGAGTTGTTCGATGATCTTTTTAAATCTCTCGTTCTGCAAATTAGTGAAGCCAATATCCGATTCACTACTGCTGAAATGGCTGAAGATCCCTTCTATTTCGAGGTTAGGCAGCATCTTTATCTGATTTATCATAGAGAGAGCATTATCATATCTAATGCCGCTACGACCCATACCGGTATCTATTTCCAGATGTACTTTGATCTTTTGCATAGTGGATTTACTGTTCAGAGCTTCAGCAAAATCTAAAGTGGTTACTGTAGGAGTTAATTTGTTTTCTAAGATAAGCTCGATCTCTTCCTGAAAACTCGGTGATAGAATAAGGATAGGTGCTTCGATGTTCTGGTAGCGTAACAATGCTCCCTCTTCGGCATTGGCTACCCCTAAACTAACAGCCCCGAGCTGCAAGCTTTGCAAAGCAATTTCATAAGCTCCATGTCCGTAAGCGTCTGCTTTAACGATCTGCATGAATCCTGTATTGGCAGATAACCTGTTTTTCATTTGCTGCAAATTATGAGCAAAACTATCTAAATCTATCTCGACCCAACTTCTTTCGAATCCCTTCATTTCATACTATCTCATGATTGAATTGTTTTTATTAGTGTTTATACTTTTATTCGTGCTCATTAGTGCTCTTTTTTCGTGCCTATTCGTGGTCCCAATTCGTGTTCATTTCTTTTTCAAAAGTAACGTGCTGCTATATCTGCCAGTCGGGAGCGTTCTCCCTTTTCGAGAGTAATATGACCAACTATTTCTTCTTTCTTTAATTTTTCTACCGACATACTCAAGCCATTACTTTCCGAGTCTAAATAGGGAATATCAATTTGATAAGGGTCTCCGGTCAGGACAATTTTTGTCCCTTCACCTGCTCTGGTGATGATCGTTTTCATCTCATGAGGTGTCAGGTTCTGTGCTTCATCGATTATGATATACTGATCAGGCAAACTACGTCCTCTGATGTAGGTCAGAGGTTCAAGTTCGATAAAACCGTGATCGAGATAGTCGTTTATCGACGGTCTTTTCTTACTGAATATTTTACCGTTACGACTCTCTTCCTGTTCTCCGTGGCTATGAATCAGGATTTCCATATTATCATAGATCGGTTGCATCCAAGGGTCGAATTTCTCTCCTTTAGTTCCCGGTAGATAGCCCAGATCTTTGCCTAAGGGAGATATAGGACGGGAGATAACTAATCTGCTGTAACGATTTTCTTCTACTACTTTCTGTAAACCGGCAGCAATAGCTATCAGTGTCTTGCCTGTTCCTGCCTTACCGATCAAACTTACCATCTGCACCTTATCGTCTAAGAGCAGATCTATTGCCATTGTCTGCTCATCGTTTCTTGCTTTGATGCCAAAAACGATGCCTCCGGTATAATGTGTCAATTCGTTAAGAGTATTATCTTCGTGATTGAAACGAGTAATGATCGTTATTTCCGGATTATCTTTGTTGATCAGTTTCACAAACTGATTAGGAAAGAAACCCTCTTCAGGACTGGTGATCTTTTTTGTCTCTTGGAATGACTTGACTACAGATGAAT from Candidatus Cloacimonadota bacterium includes the following:
- the alr gene encoding alanine racemase, whose translation is MKGFERSWVEIDLDSFAHNLQQMKNRLSANTGFMQIVKADAYGHGAYEIALQSLQLGAVSLGVANAEEGALLRYQNIEAPILILSPSFQEEIELILENKLTPTVTTLDFAEALNSKSTMQKIKVHLEIDTGMGRSGIRYDNALSMINQIKMLPNLEIEGIFSHFSSSESDIGFTNLQNERFKKIIEQLDLPIKYIHIANSTAVITCSPEFANLVRIGLLSYGVYTDDDLCDKIDLLPVMSFKSAICQIKEAKKGETIGYNRTFTAVRDIRYAIIPVGYADGYDFLLSNRGKVIINGNLYPLLGRISMDMITVDVTDGQEIECGDEVTLLNSGDLRSEKIVALYEGLSYELLCQIGRRARRYYRQDGKIVATSPLSRREFVSHDFSDKKLNLIIESAISQRLQSKEIASLIYSEILRRFFVDKDQNIHYRKNFQHSIVFSIPREKNLENYYEVTTELTFTKILQQEYFYVACANRYEDLEKYFRRRDVEYRWLLDDKFSLTEDFFEVTNVSINDFPLSFQKEMRDGCMEIKCSHPELSGLVGNEVRFSISTKTYYPKKSQQLTVYITEITRGVKICFSYPDKEFEDIEVVSIVSGQSKYPIIDKQKDTLEVKTGEEEWIYPNSGVVFVYKK
- a CDS encoding PhoH family protein codes for the protein MANIIVLDTNVLLHDPNALFSFKGDRIVIPMTVIEEIDNFKKGVDEIGRNARQISRYLDKLRKDGSLQNGVEIENDTIIQVVMSKKIESITSDLMISDENDNLIIGTALYMQKNNPKDRVIMVSKDANIRIKADAVGLEANDFEADRVKFEELFTGYSDLEVDSSVVKSFQETKKITSPEEGFFPNQFVKLINKDNPEITIITRFNHEDNTLNELTHYTGGIVFGIKARNDEQTMAIDLLLDDKVQMVSLIGKAGTGKTLIAIAAGLQKVVEENRYSRLVISRPISPLGKDLGYLPGTKGEKFDPWMQPIYDNMEILIHSHGEQEESRNGKIFSKKRPSINDYLDHGFIELEPLTYIRGRSLPDQYIIIDEAQNLTPHEMKTIITRAGEGTKIVLTGDPYQIDIPYLDSESNGLSMSVEKLKKEEIVGHITLEKGERSRLADIAARYF